A genome region from bacterium includes the following:
- a CDS encoding DUF5602 domain-containing protein encodes MRFFIKLNVIILCVFLSRITLAKSGVFFGKARQIGNGAGWAWVEIDKQGKPSAIGVTITQTALSGLPEIPSSKDIDSVEYPLLFPEEVKALPFTHISLDWNPYGHIPPGVYDVPHFDIHFYLLTQKERNRITAKGDDIVKCLKKPAAQYLPAGYVLPEGTEVPRMGVHWIDPSAPEFNKQPFTRTFIYGSYNGKIAFFEPMVTKAFLETKPNDTQTIKLPASYQKKGYYPSEYSVKYDESRQEYTISLDKLSFKQKGK; translated from the coding sequence ATGCGTTTTTTCATTAAATTAAATGTAATTATTCTCTGTGTTTTTTTGTCACGGATAACGCTGGCAAAGAGCGGTGTTTTTTTCGGGAAGGCCAGACAGATAGGAAATGGCGCGGGATGGGCGTGGGTGGAAATTGATAAACAGGGAAAACCGTCCGCGATAGGGGTCACCATAACACAGACCGCTCTTTCGGGTTTACCCGAAATCCCGTCTTCTAAAGACATTGACAGCGTTGAATACCCGTTGCTTTTTCCGGAGGAAGTTAAAGCTCTTCCATTTACTCATATTTCACTGGATTGGAACCCTTACGGCCACATCCCCCCGGGTGTTTATGATGTGCCTCATTTTGATATTCATTTCTATTTATTAACTCAAAAGGAGAGAAACAGGATTACCGCCAAAGGCGATGATATTGTAAAATGTTTAAAAAAACCAGCAGCGCAGTATTTGCCGGCAGGCTATGTCCTGCCGGAAGGGACGGAAGTCCCGCGAATGGGTGTCCACTGGATCGACCCTTCCGCGCCGGAATTCAATAAGCAACCCTTCACGCGGACTTTTATATACGGGTCTTATAACGGCAAAATAGCGTTTTTTGAACCGATGGTAACCAAAGCGTTCCTGGAGACGAAACCAAACGATACGCAAACAATTAAACTCCCTGCCTCATATCAAAAAAAAGGTTATTACCCGTCTGAATATTCCGTGAAATATGATGAATCCCGGCAGGAGTACACAATT